Proteins encoded together in one Streptomyces sp. B1I3 window:
- a CDS encoding aliphatic sulfonate ABC transporter substrate-binding protein yields the protein MSAPRTTLRRSLTAAAALPLLAVALTACGYGSEAKDDDTKSVSTGGKKLSADTVKIGYFPNLTHATALVGIQEGLIAKELGGTTIKPSTFNAGPSEIEALNARSIDIGFIGPSPSINGYAKSEGKSLRIIGGSASGGVKLVVDPKKIKNLDDLKGRRIATPQLGNTQDVAFLNWISEQGWKVDAQSGKGDVSVVRSDNKVTPDAFKAGSLDGAWVPEPTASKLVAEGGKVLLDESTLWPDDKFVITNIIVSQQFLSEHPDVVEAVLRGTVNTNKWINANPDKAKASANTALEKLSGKALSTEVIDPAWESIQITDDPLAATLQAQADHAVKAGLLEKPDLDGIYDLKPLNKVLKAAGQPEVTDAGLGVK from the coding sequence GTGTCTGCCCCCCGCACCACCCTGCGCCGCAGCCTCACCGCCGCCGCCGCCCTGCCGCTGCTCGCCGTGGCGCTCACCGCCTGCGGCTACGGCTCCGAGGCGAAGGACGACGACACCAAGAGCGTCTCCACCGGCGGGAAGAAGCTCTCCGCGGACACCGTGAAGATCGGGTACTTCCCGAACCTCACGCACGCCACCGCCCTGGTCGGTATCCAGGAAGGCCTCATCGCCAAGGAGCTCGGCGGCACCACGATCAAGCCGTCGACGTTCAACGCCGGGCCCTCCGAGATCGAGGCGCTCAACGCGCGGTCGATCGACATCGGGTTCATCGGCCCCTCCCCGTCCATCAACGGTTACGCGAAGTCCGAGGGCAAGAGCCTGCGAATCATCGGCGGCTCGGCGTCCGGCGGCGTGAAGCTCGTGGTCGACCCGAAGAAGATCAAGAACCTGGACGACCTCAAGGGCAGGCGGATCGCCACCCCGCAGCTCGGCAACACCCAGGACGTGGCCTTCCTCAACTGGATCTCCGAGCAGGGCTGGAAGGTCGACGCCCAGAGCGGCAAGGGCGACGTCTCCGTGGTCCGCTCGGACAACAAGGTGACTCCGGACGCCTTCAAGGCCGGTTCCCTGGACGGCGCCTGGGTGCCGGAGCCGACCGCCTCGAAGCTGGTCGCGGAGGGCGGCAAGGTCCTGCTCGACGAGTCGACGCTGTGGCCGGACGACAAGTTCGTCATCACGAACATCATCGTGTCGCAGCAGTTCCTCTCCGAGCACCCGGACGTCGTGGAAGCGGTACTGCGCGGCACGGTGAACACCAACAAGTGGATCAACGCCAACCCGGACAAGGCGAAGGCCTCGGCCAACACCGCGCTGGAGAAGCTGAGCGGCAAGGCACTGTCCACGGAGGTCATCGACCCGGCGTGGGAGTCCATCCAGATCACTGACGACCCGCTGGCCGCGACGCTCCAGGCACAGGCGGACCACGCGGTCAAGGCCGGTCTGCTGGAGAAGCCCGACCTCGACGGCATCTACGACCTGAAGCCGCTGAACAAGGTCCTCAAGGCCGCGGGGCAGCCCGAGGTCACCGACGCCGGTCTCGGCGTCAAGTAG
- a CDS encoding ABC transporter ATP-binding protein, with protein sequence MATTTLTKAEDRAAVEHAARITHVSKSFAGPTGQQLVLDDITLDVAPGEFVTLLGASGCGKSTLLNLVAGLDRPTAGAIETPGGRPALMFQEHALFPWLTAGKNIELALRLRGVSKADRRTEAERLLELVRLGGAYGKRVHELSGGMRQRVAMARALAQDSQLLLMDEPFAALDAITRDVLHDELTRIWRETNASVLFVTHNVREAVRLAERVVLLSSRPGRIAREWTVDIEHPRRIEDTAVAELSVEITEQLRGEIRRHGQH encoded by the coding sequence ATGGCGACCACCACCCTCACCAAGGCCGAGGACCGTGCAGCGGTCGAGCACGCCGCTCGCATCACGCACGTCTCGAAGTCCTTCGCCGGACCCACGGGGCAGCAGCTGGTCCTGGACGACATCACGCTCGATGTCGCTCCCGGCGAGTTCGTCACCCTCCTGGGAGCGTCCGGGTGCGGCAAGTCCACCCTGCTCAACCTGGTGGCCGGACTCGACCGCCCGACCGCGGGGGCCATCGAGACCCCCGGCGGGCGGCCGGCCCTGATGTTCCAGGAGCACGCCCTCTTCCCGTGGCTGACCGCGGGCAAGAACATCGAACTGGCCCTGCGGCTGCGCGGGGTGTCCAAGGCGGATCGCCGCACGGAGGCGGAGCGGCTCCTCGAACTCGTGCGCCTCGGCGGGGCGTACGGGAAGCGGGTGCACGAACTCTCGGGCGGGATGCGCCAGCGGGTGGCGATGGCCCGTGCGCTCGCCCAGGACAGCCAGCTGCTGCTGATGGACGAGCCGTTCGCCGCGCTCGACGCCATCACCCGCGATGTGCTGCACGACGAACTGACCCGCATCTGGCGCGAGACGAACGCCTCGGTCCTCTTCGTCACCCACAACGTGCGCGAGGCGGTCCGGCTCGCGGAGCGCGTCGTCCTGCTGTCCTCACGGCCCGGCCGGATCGCCCGGGAGTGGACGGTCGACATCGAGCACCCGCGCCGCATCGAGGACACCGCCGTGGCGGAACTGTCCGTCGAGATCACCGAACAACTGCGTGGGGAGATCCGCCGTCATGGCCAGCACTGA